One segment of Rhizobium sp. NXC14 DNA contains the following:
- the cysT gene encoding sulfate ABC transporter permease subunit CysT, with protein MKAHSPTRWRFKRPSVIPGFGMALGLTLTWLTLLILIPLSGLAVRSSALGWEKFWSIAFDPRILNALRISFGSAFIAAIINAVFGIILAWVLVRYRFPGKRVIDAMVDLPFALPTAVAGIALAALYAPNGWVGQLLTPLGIKIAFTPAGIVVALIFVGLPFVVRTVQPVMEEIDKEVEEAAATLGANRFQTIFRVLLPGLAPAVLTGFALAFARGVGEYGSVIFIAGNLPFKSEIAPLLIVIKLEEYNYAAATGIAAIMLVISFALLLVINLIQSWSRRRYGYGA; from the coding sequence ATGAAAGCACATAGCCCCACGCGGTGGCGGTTCAAGCGGCCGAGCGTCATTCCGGGTTTCGGAATGGCGCTCGGTCTTACATTGACCTGGCTCACCCTTCTGATCCTCATCCCGCTCTCCGGCCTTGCCGTCCGGTCGAGCGCGCTCGGCTGGGAGAAATTCTGGTCGATCGCGTTCGATCCGCGCATATTGAACGCGCTACGCATCAGCTTCGGCAGCGCTTTCATCGCTGCGATCATCAACGCCGTCTTCGGCATCATCCTCGCCTGGGTGCTGGTACGCTACCGTTTCCCCGGCAAGCGCGTCATCGACGCCATGGTCGACCTGCCCTTCGCGCTGCCGACGGCCGTCGCCGGCATTGCATTGGCGGCGCTCTACGCGCCGAACGGCTGGGTCGGCCAGTTGCTGACACCGCTCGGCATCAAGATTGCCTTTACCCCGGCCGGCATCGTCGTGGCGCTGATCTTCGTCGGCCTGCCCTTCGTGGTGCGCACCGTGCAGCCTGTCATGGAGGAAATCGACAAGGAGGTCGAAGAGGCCGCGGCTACGCTCGGCGCCAACCGCTTCCAGACGATTTTCCGCGTGCTGCTGCCGGGGCTGGCGCCGGCCGTGCTGACCGGCTTCGCGCTCGCCTTTGCCCGCGGCGTCGGCGAATACGGCTCGGTCATCTTCATCGCCGGCAACCTGCCGTTCAAATCGGAAATCGCACCGCTGCTGATCGTCATCAAACTCGAAGAGTATAATTATGCGGCAGCGACTGGCATCGCGGCGATCATGCTGGTGATCTCGTTCGCCTTGTTGCTCGTCATCAATCTCATCCAGAGCTGGAGCAGGCGGAGGTACGGCTATGGCGCTTGA
- a CDS encoding sulfate ABC transporter substrate-binding protein, whose amino-acid sequence MQTQRFTRLIAAAVMAGSFAIGGIAPAFADQTLLNVSYDPTRELYKDFNAAFAAKWQKDTGETVTIQASHGGSGAQARSVIDGLDADVVTLALEGDIDAIAKKTGKIPADWKTKLPNNSTPYTSTVVFLVRKGNPKGVKDWGDLVKDDVQVITPNPKTSGGARWNFLAAWAWAKQANGGDDAKAQEYVTKLLQHVPVLDTGARGATTTFVQRGLGDVLLAWENEAYLSLEELGPDQFEIVTPSFSIRADPPVAVVDGNVDKKGTRKVAEAYLNYLYSDEGQKIAAKHYYRPIKPEAADPADIARFPKLQLATIDDFGGWKEAQPKFFGDGGVFDQIYKPAQ is encoded by the coding sequence ATGCAGACACAACGGTTTACCCGGCTCATCGCAGCCGCGGTCATGGCAGGCAGCTTTGCGATCGGGGGCATCGCTCCGGCATTCGCCGATCAAACGCTTCTCAACGTTTCCTATGATCCGACTCGCGAATTGTATAAGGATTTCAACGCAGCCTTTGCCGCCAAGTGGCAGAAGGATACGGGTGAAACCGTGACGATCCAGGCCTCGCACGGCGGCTCCGGCGCTCAGGCCCGCTCGGTCATCGACGGTCTCGACGCAGACGTGGTCACCCTGGCCCTCGAAGGCGACATCGACGCCATCGCCAAGAAGACCGGCAAGATCCCGGCCGACTGGAAGACCAAGTTGCCCAACAATTCGACGCCCTATACGTCGACGGTCGTCTTCCTCGTCCGCAAGGGCAACCCGAAGGGCGTCAAGGACTGGGGCGACCTGGTCAAGGATGACGTGCAGGTCATCACCCCGAACCCCAAGACCTCGGGCGGCGCACGGTGGAACTTCCTGGCAGCCTGGGCATGGGCCAAGCAGGCAAATGGCGGTGACGATGCCAAAGCGCAGGAATATGTGACGAAACTGCTGCAGCATGTTCCTGTTCTCGACACCGGCGCCCGCGGCGCCACGACCACCTTCGTCCAGCGCGGCCTCGGCGACGTGCTGCTCGCCTGGGAAAACGAAGCCTATCTTTCGCTCGAAGAACTGGGTCCTGACCAGTTCGAGATCGTGACGCCAAGCTTCTCTATCCGCGCCGACCCGCCAGTCGCCGTCGTCGACGGCAATGTCGACAAGAAGGGCACGCGCAAGGTCGCCGAAGCCTATCTCAACTACCTCTATTCGGATGAAGGCCAGAAGATCGCCGCAAAGCACTACTACCGGCCGATCAAGCCTGAAGCCGCCGATCCGGCCGATATCGCCCGCTTCCCGAAGCTGCAGCTCGCCACCATCGACGACTTCGGCGGCTGGAAGGAAGCCCAGCCGAAATTCTTCGGCGATGGCGGGGTATTTGACCAAATCTACAAGCCGGCCCAATAA